A window of the Streptomyces sp. NBC_01351 genome harbors these coding sequences:
- the bioB gene encoding biotin synthase BioB — MDLLNTLVDKGLRRELPTREEALAVLATSDDELLDVVAAAGKVRRQWFGRRVKLNYLVNLKSGLCPEDCSYCSQRLGSKAEILKYTWLKPEEASQAAAAGVAGGAKRVCLVASGRGPTDRDVDRVGKTIAAIKEQNEGVEVCACLGLLADGQAEKLRDAGADAYNHNLNTSEATYGAITKTHTYADRVDTVQKAHAAGLSACSGLIAGMGESDEDLVDVVYSLRELDSDSVPVNFLIPFEGTPLAKEWNLTPQRCLRILAMVRFVCPDVEVRIAGGREVHLRSMQPLALHIANSIFLGDYLTSEGQAGQTDLDMIADAGFEVEGAGTTTLPAHRSDVAEAATGGGCGSHSGGASVCGSSGGSAEASSQAGCGSACGGCSGHSDHAEAAPAAVPAPAQAEAGEVRSDLVAVRRRGAGTDVAPNA; from the coding sequence ATGGACCTGCTGAACACCCTGGTGGACAAGGGGCTGCGGCGCGAGCTGCCGACCCGAGAAGAGGCGCTCGCCGTACTGGCGACTTCCGACGACGAACTGCTCGACGTGGTGGCCGCGGCCGGCAAGGTGCGCCGCCAGTGGTTCGGGCGGCGGGTCAAGCTGAACTACCTGGTCAACCTGAAGTCGGGCCTGTGCCCGGAGGACTGCTCGTACTGCTCCCAGCGGCTCGGGTCGAAGGCCGAGATCCTCAAGTACACGTGGCTGAAGCCCGAGGAGGCCTCCCAGGCCGCCGCCGCGGGTGTCGCGGGCGGTGCGAAGCGGGTCTGCCTGGTCGCGAGCGGCCGCGGTCCGACGGACCGGGACGTGGACCGGGTCGGCAAGACCATCGCGGCGATCAAGGAGCAGAACGAGGGCGTCGAGGTCTGCGCGTGCCTCGGCCTGCTCGCGGACGGCCAGGCGGAGAAGCTGCGGGACGCGGGCGCGGACGCGTACAACCACAACCTGAACACCTCCGAGGCCACCTACGGCGCGATCACCAAGACGCACACCTACGCGGACCGCGTGGACACGGTGCAGAAGGCGCACGCGGCGGGCCTGTCCGCCTGCTCCGGCCTGATCGCGGGCATGGGCGAGAGCGACGAGGACCTCGTCGACGTCGTCTACTCGCTGCGCGAGCTGGACTCGGACTCCGTGCCGGTCAACTTCCTGATCCCCTTCGAGGGCACCCCGCTGGCCAAGGAGTGGAACCTCACCCCGCAGCGCTGCCTGCGGATCCTGGCGATGGTCCGGTTCGTCTGCCCCGACGTGGAGGTCCGGATCGCCGGCGGCCGCGAGGTGCACCTGCGCTCGATGCAGCCGCTGGCCCTGCACATCGCCAACTCGATCTTCCTCGGCGACTACCTCACCAGTGAGGGCCAGGCAGGCCAGACAGACCTCGACATGATCGCGGACGCCGGCTTCGAGGTGGAGGGCGCCGGTACGACGACCCTGCCCGCGCACCGCTCCGACGTGGCCGAGGCGGCCACCGGCGGGGGCTGCGGCTCGCACTCCGGCGGCGCCTCCGTCTGCGGTTCGAGCGGCGGCTCCGCCGAGGCCTCTTCCCAGGCCGGCTGCGGCTCGGCGTGCGGCGGCTGCTCCGGGCACTCCGACCACGCGGAGGCGGCTCCGGCTGCGGTTCCCGCTCCGGCGCAGGCCGAGGCC